In the Scyliorhinus torazame isolate Kashiwa2021f chromosome 4, sScyTor2.1, whole genome shotgun sequence genome, one interval contains:
- the LOC140410169 gene encoding erythroblast NAD(P)(+)--arginine ADP-ribosyltransferase-like isoform X1, with the protein MDSLHLMPFILLCFTYEELSVASVSEMNNVIHLGMMESSAAYIFIQSDESDKIAIENIKHNRENNTFADIWRNAEEKMNCTIPRGLRKEYMLAVYAYTAQYPVGNPFNKIFNEEVRKYGATDEIYAKKFKFKSFQYLLTVALQKLKDDSTKSAVMSYRGIRIEAEGAEGSEMRFGSFTSSSFSKDVALRFINKTTKSNTLFEIRTLYGANITQCSRFPGQKEVLIPPYEMFRVGKSSSGKYGKSISLMGQRKQGIRVKLEMGKDGEVIVVPCKGSDISASRSLWILAALISITI; encoded by the exons ATGGACAGTTTGCATCTTATGCCGTTTATCCTCCTATGCTTTACGT ACGAAGAACTTTCTGTGGCCAGTGTCAGTGAAATGAACAATGTCATCCACCTGGGAATGATGGAAAGCTCTGCAGCTTACATCTTCATTCAGAGCGATGAATCCGATAAGATTGCAATAGAAAACATCAAACATAATAGAGAAAACAACACATTTGCTGATATTTGGCGCAATGCAGAAGAGAAAATGAATTGCACTATACCTCGTGGCCTTAGAAAGGAGTACATGCTAGCAGTTTACGCATATACTGCACAATACCCTGTAGGCAACCCGTTCAACAAAATATTCAATGAAGAAGTTAGAAAGTACGGAGCCACTGACGAAATCTATGCGAAGAAATTCAAATTCAAAAGTTTTCAGTACCTGCTCACTGTTGCCCTGCAAAAACTAAAAGATGATTCTACAAAATCAGCAGTGATGAGTTACAGAGGGATAAGAATTGAGGCTGAGGGCGCGGAGGGATCTGAGATGCGATTTGGATCCTTTACTTCTTCCTCGTTTAGTAAAGATGTTGCACTTCGCTTCATTAACaaaacaaccaaatctaacaccttATTCGAGATACGCACACTGTACGGTGCTAACATCACGCAGTGTTCCCGTTTTCCAGGCCAGAAGGAGGTTCTGATCCCACCTTATGAGATGTTTCGAGTTGGAAAGAGCTCTTCCGGGAAATATGGGAAGAGTATTTCTCTCATGGGGCAGAGGAAGCAGGGAATCCGGGTGAAACTGGAAATGGGCAAAGACGGGGAAGTAATTGTGGTACCTTGTAAAGGGAGTGATATTTCGGCTTCAAGGTCACTGTGGATTCTGGCGGCACTGATTTCCATCACCATATAG